One Tepidisphaeraceae bacterium DNA segment encodes these proteins:
- a CDS encoding pilus assembly protein TadG-related protein has product MKRHAATNPRNRRRQGGVLVYSIIAMTVFIGFVSFALDWGRVQLSKTELSTATDAAAMAGASYTHKGTYYARMHAKDTALKNRIGGKELTLLDADVLIGRWDTATRTFETPSNDPNAVRVTGYLTQERGSAIPLTFAGAVSSHTSAEAREIATAVYVGSPQITRKVRATANPFLAGMGPGSIASHINPHHNPDYGGDEYAENPADRKASPQRIPAASKMNFTFGAITGTANHDPNDTRFQPDGKFSDIGHNNTTTSDSNSKTNQFYHENNIHDMIAPINALVGVFLNDDKPTDSALPVISEDDKKKAPTDYSTPEARNRLTYEPKLKQIFFIGDGLTDNGVRQTFVAPEGATRLYLATWDFYEWNNNGGEREVEINPTGRVYLVE; this is encoded by the coding sequence ATGAAACGACACGCAGCAACCAATCCTCGCAACCGCCGTCGACAGGGCGGCGTGCTGGTCTACTCGATCATCGCGATGACCGTGTTCATCGGCTTCGTGTCGTTCGCGCTCGACTGGGGGCGCGTGCAGTTGTCCAAGACCGAGCTTTCCACCGCCACCGACGCCGCGGCGATGGCCGGTGCCTCGTACACGCACAAGGGGACGTACTACGCCCGCATGCACGCCAAGGACACCGCGCTGAAGAACCGGATCGGTGGCAAGGAGCTGACGCTGCTCGATGCCGACGTGCTCATCGGCCGCTGGGACACCGCCACGCGCACGTTCGAGACCCCGTCGAACGATCCCAATGCCGTCCGCGTGACCGGCTACCTCACGCAGGAGCGCGGCAGCGCGATCCCGCTGACGTTCGCCGGCGCGGTGTCGTCCCACACGTCGGCCGAGGCGCGCGAGATCGCGACGGCGGTGTATGTGGGCAGTCCGCAGATCACCCGCAAGGTGCGGGCGACCGCCAACCCGTTCCTGGCCGGCATGGGCCCCGGTTCGATCGCCAGCCACATCAACCCGCACCACAACCCCGACTACGGTGGCGACGAGTACGCCGAGAACCCCGCGGATCGAAAGGCCTCACCGCAACGGATCCCGGCGGCCTCGAAGATGAACTTCACGTTTGGCGCCATCACCGGCACCGCCAACCACGACCCGAACGACACGCGCTTCCAGCCCGACGGCAAGTTTTCCGACATTGGGCACAACAACACGACGACGAGCGACAGCAACTCGAAGACCAATCAGTTCTATCACGAGAACAACATCCACGACATGATCGCGCCGATCAACGCGCTCGTCGGCGTCTTCCTGAACGACGACAAGCCCACCGACTCGGCTCTGCCCGTGATCAGCGAGGACGACAAGAAGAAGGCGCCGACCGACTACTCGACGCCCGAGGCCCGCAACCGGTTGACCTACGAGCCGAAGCTGAAGCAGATCTTCTTCATCGGTGACGGCCTGACCGACAACGGTGTGCGGCAGACGTTCGTGGCGCCCGAAGGCGCAACGCGGCTGTATCTGGCGACGTGGGACTTCTACGAGTGGAACAACAACGGCGGCGAGCGTGAGGTTGAGATCAACCCCACGGGCCGCGTCTACCTGGTCGAATGA
- a CDS encoding pilus assembly protein TadG-related protein produces the protein MSLQASHRRGGVLVYVVVAITSMMAFASLAIDWGRVQLVKTELQRAADAAARYGASGLATSSATAVQNAILAAADNTADGSSVVLTSADVMVGNWNTTTRVFTANGSPRNAVQVTARRTQARGTAVKLTWTGTVPGAPSSVNVGATATAYAEGSVFKGFIGLSSFVAKNNSVGVSYRSSSNVDPNPGNASTRGMFGTNGVMDGKNNGKVFGDLYLGPAGSNDGISVTGSIRSMSSAIPEPVLPAWNPGTNPNSIPQAYSAGTAQLAGGTYWFSSLRVTGALSFSGPTTLYVNGNVDLSGSLLAHNSIPSNLRIYVLGSGRTFGDDSSNDVEICAQVLAPGAALEAKNNMKFRGRGIFRSIETKNNAEYYYDEDDGPAGPSSSISLVK, from the coding sequence ATGAGCCTGCAAGCCTCACATCGCCGGGGTGGCGTACTGGTCTACGTGGTCGTCGCGATCACGTCGATGATGGCGTTCGCATCGCTGGCGATCGACTGGGGCCGCGTGCAGCTGGTGAAGACCGAACTCCAGCGCGCCGCCGACGCCGCCGCGCGGTACGGGGCCAGCGGGCTGGCGACCAGCAGTGCGACGGCGGTCCAGAACGCGATCCTCGCCGCCGCCGACAACACCGCCGATGGATCGTCGGTGGTGCTGACCAGCGCTGACGTCATGGTGGGCAACTGGAACACGACGACGCGCGTCTTCACCGCCAATGGCTCGCCGCGAAATGCCGTACAGGTGACCGCACGTCGCACGCAAGCGCGGGGCACGGCCGTCAAGTTGACCTGGACGGGCACGGTGCCCGGTGCCCCTTCCTCGGTGAACGTCGGCGCCACGGCCACCGCGTACGCCGAGGGCTCCGTCTTCAAGGGCTTCATTGGCCTGAGCAGCTTCGTCGCGAAGAACAACTCCGTGGGTGTCAGTTATCGATCCAGTTCGAACGTTGATCCGAACCCGGGCAACGCCTCGACGCGCGGCATGTTTGGCACCAACGGGGTGATGGACGGCAAGAACAACGGCAAAGTGTTCGGAGACCTATATCTGGGCCCCGCAGGCTCCAACGATGGAATAAGCGTCACCGGCTCCATCCGGAGCATGAGCAGCGCGATCCCCGAGCCCGTCCTGCCCGCCTGGAACCCCGGCACGAATCCGAACTCGATCCCACAGGCCTATAGCGCTGGCACGGCCCAGTTGGCGGGCGGAACGTACTGGTTCTCCAGCCTGAGGGTTACGGGAGCGCTGTCGTTCAGCGGTCCGACCACGCTGTACGTCAACGGCAACGTGGACTTGAGCGGCAGCCTTCTGGCGCACAACTCGATCCCCTCGAACCTGCGCATCTACGTGCTCGGCTCCGGCCGAACCTTCGGTGACGACTCGTCGAACGACGTGGAGATCTGCGCTCAGGTGCTGGCGCCGGGCGCCGCGCTGGAGGCCAAGAACAACATGAAATTCCGCGGGCGCGGCATCTTCCGCTCGATCGAGACGAAGAACAACGCCGAGTACTACTACGACGAGGACGACGGCCCGGCCGGCCCGTCCTCGTCGATCTCCCTCGTGAAGTGA
- a CDS encoding sigma 54-interacting transcriptional regulator, whose product MPLISPTARPQIEAISQMVYCNPFLPERIAAERQVLGDSFSERGAVWNVSAAGLRQRANIEALKDVIERQCESLRSELVAGVRPTGEEGQLYEDLVLYALYYRHNESLETAINDARAAKPMRGLVGIFEALRDEVRHFFRDGKLLRREAPCPAHMLACFFQIRRAFDQIFNSIVGTSMPAARLRAGIWQSIFTHDMRRYRRSLFDKTGDFTTLIVGPSGTGKELVARAIGASRYIPFDAKSKTFTEDFAGSFYPLNLSALSPTLVESELFGHRRGAFTGAIDDRMGWLQTCPPLGTVFLDEIGELDPSIQVKLLRVLQTRTFQRLGETKTIAFRGKIIAATNRDLAAEMQAGGFRRDFYYRLCSDIITTPSLREQLGDSASELRTLIEFIAQRLLPAEADTLADETMASIKRNLGRDYPWPGNFRELEQCVRNVLVRGDYRPTSLPSVAHGDDLASAIAAGSLTADQLLSRYCAHLYRLTGSYEAAGERLGLDRRTVRARAVSVLTPTDHFTREIDEDGPAGPSSSS is encoded by the coding sequence ATGCCCCTTATCTCCCCTACCGCCCGTCCGCAGATCGAGGCGATTTCGCAGATGGTCTACTGCAACCCGTTTCTGCCCGAGCGCATCGCCGCGGAACGGCAGGTGCTCGGCGACTCGTTCAGTGAGCGCGGCGCGGTTTGGAACGTGTCGGCGGCGGGGTTAAGGCAGCGGGCGAACATCGAGGCGTTGAAGGACGTCATCGAACGGCAGTGCGAGTCGCTTCGCAGCGAGCTGGTCGCCGGGGTGCGGCCAACGGGGGAAGAGGGACAGCTCTACGAAGACCTCGTGCTCTACGCGCTCTACTACCGTCACAACGAATCGCTGGAGACGGCCATCAACGATGCCCGCGCCGCCAAGCCCATGCGCGGGCTCGTCGGCATCTTTGAAGCGCTGCGCGACGAGGTGCGCCACTTCTTCCGAGACGGCAAGCTGCTGCGGCGCGAGGCGCCCTGCCCGGCCCACATGCTGGCCTGCTTCTTTCAGATCCGCCGGGCGTTTGACCAGATCTTCAACTCGATCGTGGGCACGTCGATGCCGGCGGCGCGGTTGCGGGCCGGCATTTGGCAGTCGATCTTCACGCACGACATGCGCCGCTATCGGCGGTCGCTGTTCGACAAGACCGGGGACTTCACCACCCTCATCGTAGGGCCCAGCGGCACCGGCAAGGAACTGGTGGCCCGCGCGATCGGCGCATCGCGGTACATCCCGTTTGATGCTAAGTCGAAAACGTTCACTGAGGACTTCGCCGGCTCCTTTTACCCGCTGAACCTGTCGGCGTTGTCGCCCACGCTTGTGGAGTCGGAACTGTTCGGCCATCGCCGGGGCGCTTTTACCGGCGCCATCGACGACCGCATGGGTTGGCTGCAAACGTGCCCGCCATTGGGTACGGTGTTTCTGGATGAGATTGGCGAGTTGGACCCGTCGATTCAGGTAAAGCTACTGCGCGTGCTGCAGACGCGCACGTTCCAACGGCTGGGCGAGACGAAGACGATCGCGTTTCGCGGGAAGATCATCGCGGCGACCAACCGCGACCTGGCGGCGGAGATGCAGGCGGGCGGTTTCCGGCGCGACTTCTATTATCGCCTGTGCAGCGACATCATCACGACGCCGTCGCTGCGCGAACAGTTGGGCGACTCGGCAAGCGAGCTGCGCACGCTGATCGAGTTCATCGCCCAGCGCCTGCTACCAGCCGAAGCCGACACGCTGGCGGACGAGACGATGGCGAGCATCAAGCGCAACCTCGGCCGCGACTACCCCTGGCCGGGCAACTTTCGCGAACTGGAACAGTGCGTGCGTAACGTGCTGGTGCGCGGCGATTACCGCCCCACTTCCCTGCCCAGCGTCGCCCATGGCGACGACCTCGCAAGCGCCATCGCCGCCGGTTCATTGACGGCCGACCAGCTGCTGTCGCGGTACTGCGCCCACCTCTATCGCCTCACCGGTTCATACGAGGCCGCGGGTGAACGATTGGGATTGGATCGGCGGACCGTGCGCGCACGAGCCGTAAGTGTGCTGACGCCGACCGATCACTTCACGAGGGAGATCGACGAGGACGGGCCGGCCGGGCCGTCGTCCTCGTCGTAG
- a CDS encoding HEAT repeat domain-containing protein → MLDRLIHALASSKNGAADDVLLEALRLGVDREKAVAMGGLLKRGTNRGLGGIISQYEALPGELQELVIAEIKVFHSALRESARGTQVGRRLSALRLIAQGRQGKLAYVLSEHLHDPDEAVSKAACDAMAALARWAAGEVKRLQASTEIRIDSAGEKLLPPDPAQFTADYKKLIEQRGEIEAAVARAIDIHRGRHGSELLRAAVLLADNPQSKTFEILRLTKHGGQSPMVRRLQQAPASEHVPAFLLAASAGGLRTHFGNIFSNIDESPVLDALLRKTHWLKDHALQACVHQVTRGVWWDDATLLKDANRRSASESVRIAEWLSASGMHDALQDERLERLADISRDDVSARLRLLRIAMRRKRGASVRLLTKLIGDSDERIARMAAREIVRRRPVDYENILLQRVSTTSPSVRRIITRAIGQVGFEHFWNRFDRLPRPTRRQAGRAMLKIMPDAIARLARKLEAGPLEQKVKAMQIAGELELGEPLRMPIMRLCVDANPRLRSKAVSVITSATTALPAALIDRLLNDMDGRVRANTIELLAVSRRTEFLPILMQRARATSPRERANAIKALHTLRVASAVAQLQAMLRDDRSEHRISGMWALRSMGLWQLLSEVGRLAKSDPNVRVRRYAITILRAAAELAAQQKVAKAG, encoded by the coding sequence ATGCTCGACCGACTGATCCATGCGCTGGCCTCGTCGAAGAACGGGGCCGCCGACGACGTGCTGCTGGAAGCGTTGCGCCTTGGCGTCGATCGGGAGAAGGCGGTCGCGATGGGGGGGCTGCTGAAGCGCGGCACCAACCGCGGGCTGGGGGGCATCATCTCGCAGTACGAGGCGCTGCCGGGCGAGTTGCAGGAACTGGTGATCGCCGAGATCAAGGTGTTTCACAGCGCGCTACGTGAGAGCGCCCGCGGCACGCAGGTGGGGCGGCGGTTGTCGGCGCTGCGGTTGATCGCCCAGGGGCGACAGGGAAAGCTGGCATACGTGCTGTCCGAACATCTGCACGACCCCGACGAGGCCGTCAGCAAGGCCGCGTGCGACGCGATGGCGGCGCTGGCGCGGTGGGCTGCGGGTGAGGTGAAGCGCCTGCAGGCCAGCACCGAGATCCGCATCGATTCGGCCGGTGAAAAGCTGCTGCCACCCGACCCGGCCCAGTTCACCGCTGACTACAAGAAACTCATCGAACAGCGCGGCGAAATCGAAGCCGCGGTCGCCCGGGCGATCGACATCCATCGCGGGCGCCACGGGTCGGAGCTGTTGCGCGCCGCGGTGCTGCTGGCCGACAATCCTCAGAGCAAGACGTTCGAGATCCTGCGCCTCACCAAGCATGGCGGGCAATCCCCCATGGTCCGCCGGCTGCAACAGGCGCCGGCCAGCGAGCACGTGCCCGCCTTCCTGCTGGCCGCCAGCGCCGGTGGGCTGCGGACGCACTTCGGCAACATCTTTTCGAACATCGACGAGTCGCCCGTGCTCGATGCGCTGCTGCGCAAGACGCACTGGTTGAAGGACCACGCGCTGCAGGCCTGCGTCCACCAGGTCACGCGCGGCGTGTGGTGGGACGACGCCACGCTGCTGAAGGACGCCAACCGCCGAAGCGCAAGTGAATCGGTGCGCATCGCCGAGTGGTTGAGCGCATCAGGCATGCACGACGCGTTGCAGGACGAACGGCTGGAACGGCTGGCCGACATCTCCCGCGACGACGTCTCCGCCCGGCTGCGGTTGCTACGCATCGCGATGCGGCGCAAGCGCGGCGCCTCGGTGCGGCTGCTGACGAAGCTCATCGGTGATTCGGACGAACGCATCGCCCGCATGGCGGCGCGGGAGATCGTCCGGCGGCGCCCGGTGGACTACGAGAACATCCTGCTGCAGCGCGTCAGCACCACGTCGCCCAGCGTTCGGCGCATCATCACTCGCGCGATCGGGCAGGTGGGGTTCGAGCACTTCTGGAACCGCTTCGACCGCCTGCCGCGTCCCACGCGCCGCCAGGCCGGCCGGGCGATGCTGAAGATCATGCCCGACGCCATCGCACGGCTCGCGCGCAAGTTGGAGGCCGGCCCGCTCGAACAGAAGGTGAAGGCGATGCAGATCGCCGGCGAGCTGGAGCTGGGCGAGCCGCTTCGCATGCCGATCATGCGGTTGTGCGTCGATGCCAACCCGCGCCTGCGCAGCAAGGCGGTCAGCGTGATCACCTCGGCCACCACCGCACTGCCGGCGGCGCTGATCGACCGGTTGCTGAACGACATGGACGGCCGGGTGCGCGCCAACACGATCGAACTACTGGCCGTCAGCCGCCGCACGGAATTCCTGCCAATCCTGATGCAACGCGCCCGGGCCACCAGCCCCCGCGAGCGCGCCAACGCGATCAAGGCGCTGCACACGTTGCGCGTCGCCTCGGCGGTGGCGCAACTGCAGGCCATGCTGCGCGACGACCGCAGCGAACACCGCATCTCGGGCATGTGGGCGCTGCGATCGATGGGCCTGTGGCAACTGCTGAGCGAGGTCGGCCGCTTGGCCAAGTCCGACCCGAACGTGCGCGTGCGCCGCTACGCCATCACGATCCTGCGCGCCGCGGCCGAGCTGGCGGCGCAACAGAAAGTGGCCAAGGCGGGGTAA
- the rnpA gene encoding ribonuclease P protein component: MNVPLRNNFPRQAILRGVGTFGAIMDQRVRDTRGPLVFHTVPAAVGAQSRLGISIGRRVGNAVARNRIKRLLRESFRLARNDWPAAYDVVVVVRPHKPLALIDYQQHLSAGIAKIHKVWTSRSKAPS; the protein is encoded by the coding sequence ATGAACGTGCCGCTGCGGAACAACTTCCCTCGTCAGGCCATCCTGCGTGGCGTTGGCACGTTTGGCGCCATCATGGACCAGCGCGTGCGCGACACGCGCGGGCCGTTGGTGTTTCACACGGTGCCCGCGGCGGTGGGGGCGCAGTCGCGGCTGGGCATCAGCATCGGGCGGCGGGTGGGGAACGCGGTTGCCCGCAATCGCATAAAGCGCCTGTTGCGCGAGTCGTTCCGACTGGCGCGCAACGATTGGCCGGCGGCGTACGATGTTGTCGTCGTCGTGCGGCCGCACAAGCCGTTGGCGTTGATCGATTACCAACAACACCTGTCGGCCGGCATCGCCAAGATTCACAAGGTGTGGACATCTCGATCGAAGGCGCCAAGTTGA
- the yidD gene encoding membrane protein insertion efficiency factor YidD, which yields MSWLLIQLVLVYRATLARFMGGHCRFHPSCSQYAIDAIQKHGPWRGAWRATKRISRCHPWGGSGYDPA from the coding sequence TTGAGTTGGCTGCTCATCCAACTCGTGCTGGTCTACCGGGCGACGCTGGCGCGGTTCATGGGCGGGCATTGCCGGTTTCACCCGTCGTGCAGCCAGTACGCGATCGACGCGATCCAGAAGCACGGCCCCTGGCGCGGGGCGTGGCGGGCAACCAAGCGCATCAGCCGTTGTCATCCGTGGGGCGGGTCAGGTTATGATCCGGCATGA
- a CDS encoding endonuclease/exonuclease/phosphatase family protein: MISRKHVGRWVALMVLSAFVIGCGSAGPKDYVPTAERFALEGDKVEPKNPAELTVCTFNLSEMKTPQLLAEDVRLMPTVDVWILQEVPLPPPGEPLQPTIDKLRALLPVGEWHGVVARMNPADDKKQLGWEGQATLSRFPIGEAQLWRLEASGPKRRRALVAPVESPVGSLQVVNTDHEVSFLDPGDGSSKQVSGLISQLRRSGDGPAVVGGDFNSAGNAFRMRTSAKDVDRIINAMAGADFVPLPDRPAAEAAPTYKFWFAGVQLDHLFSRGLECVEWDSPVTSGSKHRAVWAKYKLAPKKE, encoded by the coding sequence ATGATCTCACGGAAGCACGTCGGGCGCTGGGTCGCACTCATGGTCCTGTCGGCGTTCGTCATTGGGTGCGGTAGCGCCGGCCCGAAAGACTACGTGCCGACCGCAGAGCGATTCGCGCTGGAAGGGGACAAGGTCGAACCGAAGAACCCGGCCGAGCTGACGGTCTGCACGTTCAACCTGAGCGAGATGAAGACGCCGCAGTTGCTGGCCGAGGACGTACGGCTGATGCCGACGGTCGACGTCTGGATTTTGCAGGAAGTGCCACTGCCCCCACCCGGCGAGCCGCTTCAACCGACGATCGACAAGCTGCGGGCGCTACTGCCGGTCGGTGAATGGCACGGCGTGGTCGCGCGCATGAACCCGGCCGACGACAAGAAGCAGCTCGGCTGGGAAGGCCAGGCAACGCTCAGCCGGTTCCCGATCGGTGAGGCGCAGCTGTGGCGGCTGGAGGCGTCGGGCCCGAAGCGCCGGCGGGCGCTGGTGGCGCCGGTCGAGTCGCCGGTGGGGTCGCTTCAGGTCGTGAATACCGATCACGAGGTAAGCTTCCTCGATCCCGGTGATGGCAGCAGCAAGCAGGTCAGCGGGCTCATCTCGCAACTGCGCCGCAGTGGCGATGGACCGGCGGTGGTTGGCGGCGACTTCAACTCGGCGGGCAACGCGTTCCGCATGCGAACGAGCGCCAAGGACGTCGACCGCATCATCAACGCCATGGCCGGCGCCGATTTCGTGCCACTGCCCGATCGCCCGGCTGCCGAGGCGGCGCCCACCTACAAGTTCTGGTTCGCCGGGGTGCAGTTGGATCACCTGTTCAGCCGCGGCCTGGAATGCGTGGAGTGGGACTCGCCGGTCACGTCCGGTTCGAAGCACCGGGCGGTCTGGGCCAAGTACAAGCTGGCGCCGAAGAAGGAGTAG
- a CDS encoding NADH-quinone oxidoreductase subunit I, translating to MSPVRAYFANIFDTVSSIVTGLRITLKYCVQRTVTVQYPERKLSFAPRYRGIHEFEAEKCIACDMCAKACPVDCIYIDKSGPRRIDKNTGIIDENDPKNGKLIRFAIDYSKCLFCALCTEPCPTLCIHMGKLHDLSGYSRDDVVVEFAELAKQGQRTPLPLWMERNKDSIGWVKDEHDRVKAGRLATTAADIPVIK from the coding sequence ATGTCTCCCGTTCGCGCGTACTTCGCCAACATCTTCGACACGGTCAGCTCGATCGTCACGGGGCTCCGCATCACGCTGAAGTATTGCGTGCAGCGGACGGTCACGGTGCAGTATCCCGAGCGCAAGCTGTCGTTCGCGCCGCGCTACCGCGGCATTCATGAGTTCGAGGCCGAGAAGTGCATCGCCTGCGACATGTGCGCCAAGGCGTGCCCGGTCGACTGCATCTACATCGACAAGTCCGGCCCGCGGCGCATCGACAAGAACACCGGCATCATCGACGAGAACGACCCGAAGAACGGCAAGCTGATCCGGTTCGCGATCGACTACAGCAAGTGCCTGTTCTGCGCCCTTTGCACCGAACCGTGCCCGACGCTCTGCATTCACATGGGCAAGCTGCACGACCTGTCGGGCTACAGCCGCGACGACGTGGTGGTTGAGTTCGCCGAGTTGGCCAAGCAGGGCCAGCGGACGCCGTTGCCACTGTGGATGGAGCGTAACAAGGACAGCATCGGCTGGGTGAAGGACGAGCACGACCGCGTGAAAGCCGGCCGGCTCGCGACGACGGCGGCGGATATCCCGGTGATTAAATAA
- a CDS encoding isoprenyl transferase has protein sequence MVDLRDIPPQKFPRHIAIIMDGNGRWAVNRGLERVRGHERGANVVVDIVNECADLRKSHGGPDFLTLYSFSLENWKRPMEEVAFLMQMYIDYLRQQRPIMMRNNVRFQQIGRLDQLPDPVLDEMNITLEETKNNTGLTLVLALNYGSRAEITDAVRAIAEKVAQGQIDPRDVSEQMIAQHLYTAHMPDPDLLIRTAGEMRVSNYLLWQISYAELYVSDVLWPDFAAPDLHKAIASFAKRNRRFGALDHTNTLRSI, from the coding sequence ATGGTAGACCTGCGTGACATTCCGCCACAGAAGTTTCCCCGTCACATCGCGATCATAATGGATGGCAATGGCCGCTGGGCGGTGAATCGGGGGCTGGAGCGGGTGCGCGGGCACGAGCGGGGGGCCAACGTCGTCGTCGACATCGTCAATGAGTGCGCCGACCTGCGCAAGTCGCACGGCGGGCCGGACTTCCTCACGCTCTACTCGTTCAGCCTGGAAAACTGGAAGCGTCCCATGGAGGAAGTGGCGTTCCTCATGCAGATGTACATCGATTACCTCCGCCAACAGCGGCCGATCATGATGCGCAACAACGTGCGCTTCCAGCAGATCGGCCGGCTCGACCAGTTGCCTGACCCGGTGCTGGACGAGATGAACATCACGCTGGAAGAGACGAAGAACAACACTGGGCTAACGCTGGTGCTGGCGCTGAACTACGGCAGCCGGGCCGAGATCACCGACGCGGTGCGCGCGATCGCGGAGAAGGTGGCGCAGGGGCAGATCGATCCGCGGGACGTGTCGGAGCAGATGATCGCCCAGCACCTGTACACCGCCCACATGCCCGACCCGGACCTGCTGATCCGCACCGCCGGTGAGATGCGCGTCAGCAACTACTTGCTCTGGCAGATCAGCTACGCCGAGCTATACGTCAGCGACGTACTTTGGCCTGATTTCGCGGCGCCGGACCTGCACAAGGCAATCGCGTCGTTCGCGAAGCGCAATCGGCGGTTTGGCGCGCTGGATCACACCAATACGCTGCGATCCATCTGA
- a CDS encoding phosphatidate cytidylyltransferase, which yields MEASLRNRLTFGPLMLLGLFVLLGLDYAAQAWPALHVPTPRGDVALRGVGLLVLLILVLPIAVRELATLFAAEQVKPYRLIAAVGSGALVLHAFMTQFASFRVISTSVLAFIIVGVMLLAALRRAWGQQTSEAIHHMAGTVLATMYLGGLAWFILALRVKQSPHFTGTTITILMMLLVVKFTDIGAYFGGRAFGKHKLIPWLSPGKTWEGLFFGVLTAAAIGAACAPFIEAETSYALPWWKGAIFGGVIGGIGQLGDLLESMMKRDAEVKDSGRLVPGFGGILDIIDSPLLAAPFAYLLFSVF from the coding sequence ATGGAAGCCTCACTCCGCAATCGCCTGACGTTCGGTCCGCTGATGCTGCTCGGCCTGTTCGTGCTGCTCGGCCTCGACTACGCCGCCCAAGCCTGGCCTGCGCTACACGTGCCGACCCCGCGCGGCGACGTCGCGCTGCGCGGGGTCGGGTTGCTCGTCCTGCTCATCCTCGTCCTGCCCATCGCCGTCCGTGAACTGGCGACCCTGTTTGCGGCCGAGCAGGTGAAACCGTATCGACTCATTGCAGCGGTGGGGTCGGGGGCGCTGGTCCTGCACGCGTTCATGACGCAGTTCGCCAGCTTCCGCGTCATCTCGACCAGCGTGCTGGCGTTCATCATCGTTGGCGTCATGCTGCTAGCTGCCCTTCGGCGGGCGTGGGGGCAGCAGACGAGCGAGGCGATCCACCACATGGCCGGCACCGTGCTGGCGACGATGTACCTCGGTGGGCTGGCATGGTTCATCCTGGCGCTGCGCGTGAAGCAGTCGCCGCACTTTACGGGAACGACGATCACCATCCTGATGATGCTGCTGGTCGTGAAGTTCACCGACATCGGCGCCTACTTCGGTGGGCGCGCGTTCGGCAAACATAAGCTGATTCCCTGGCTGAGCCCCGGCAAGACGTGGGAAGGCCTGTTCTTCGGCGTCCTGACCGCCGCGGCGATCGGGGCGGCGTGCGCGCCGTTCATCGAAGCGGAAACCAGCTATGCGTTGCCCTGGTGGAAGGGGGCCATCTTCGGTGGCGTGATCGGCGGCATCGGCCAGCTCGGTGACCTGCTGGAAAGCATGATGAAGCGCGACGCCGAGGTGAAGGACAGCGGCCGGCTCGTCCCCGGCTTCGGTGGCATCCTCGACATCATCGACAGCCCACTTCTGGCCGCCCCGTTCGCCTACCTGTTGTTCAGCGTGTTCTAA
- a CDS encoding Flp family type IVb pilin: MKKALKKLASNLIKDEQGGEVLEYALIAGLIVVASIAAIAAVGGKVVGKWQSLQNNSSW, encoded by the coding sequence ATGAAGAAGGCTCTGAAGAAGTTGGCGTCGAACCTGATCAAGGACGAGCAGGGTGGCGAGGTGCTGGAATACGCACTGATCGCCGGCCTGATCGTCGTCGCCTCGATTGCCGCCATCGCGGCCGTCGGTGGCAAGGTCGTCGGCAAGTGGCAGTCGCTGCAGAACAACAGCAGCTGGTAA
- a CDS encoding A24 family peptidase, with translation MFAVLIWAAIEDVRTRRIRNTLTLTLALAGIAQSFWMVGTVSPVGSILGLLVGFSLGLSLFLLGGMGGGDVKLLAAVGAWMGPWGVLYTMVGAAIVALVIVLFNATRDGQLASLFRSAAVLVSRSIYARPTNPRQAFEVGMAHVSVGRPLPYAVPVLAASLAVAIIGV, from the coding sequence ATGTTCGCCGTGCTGATTTGGGCGGCGATCGAGGACGTGCGCACGCGGCGCATCCGCAACACGCTCACGCTCACGCTGGCGCTGGCCGGCATCGCCCAGAGCTTCTGGATGGTCGGCACGGTATCGCCGGTGGGTTCGATCCTCGGGTTGCTGGTCGGCTTTTCGCTCGGCCTGTCGCTGTTCCTGCTTGGTGGGATGGGCGGTGGGGACGTGAAGCTGCTGGCGGCGGTGGGGGCCTGGATGGGCCCGTGGGGCGTGCTGTACACGATGGTGGGTGCGGCGATCGTCGCGCTGGTCATCGTGCTGTTCAACGCGACGCGCGACGGCCAACTGGCCAGCCTGTTCCGCAGTGCCGCGGTGCTGGTGTCCCGATCGATCTACGCCCGTCCGACCAACCCTCGGCAGGCCTTTGAGGTGGGGATGGCGCACGTCAGCGTCGGTCGTCCGTTGCCGTACGCGGTGCCCGTGTTGGCCGCGTCGCTCGCCGTGGCCATCATCGGAGTGTAA